Proteins from one Carcharodon carcharias isolate sCarCar2 chromosome 19, sCarCar2.pri, whole genome shotgun sequence genomic window:
- the LOC121291287 gene encoding probable G-protein coupled receptor 139, producing the protein MTAVILPKGKCGLSRGITRYMVAMAISDILVLIFHVLLSKIVAYYFPSSFLSQTAICTSYAYLRIVSLGCSVWLTVTFTFDRFINICCQKLRLRFCTEKTAVVVIMSTCVLSCLKYSPFHFMYEPSIVIDNVEWGCQAKTIFFISAGWVAFSWICTLSVSLLPFFLILLLNGLTVRHVLAASRVRKTLKGLGSGQNRSDSEMENRQKSIVLLFSFSITYILLWLTETVTFICTRIAISALDQNPTSPAYIANEVGLFLMHLSSCMNTCIYGLTQSKFRNEVKNAINYLITRVTKLIK; encoded by the coding sequence ATGACGGCTGTGATCCTGCCTAAGGGAAAATGCGGTCTCTCCAGGGGAATCACTCGTTATATGGTGGCAATGGCAATCTCAGACATCCTTGTTCTGATCTTTCACGTGTTGCTGAGCAAAATCGTTGCTTACTATTTCCCCTCTTCATTTCTGTCCCAAACTGCAATCTGCACCTCGTATGCCTACCTGAGAATTGTTTCTCTGGGTTGTTCAGTCTGGTTAACGGTGACATTCACCTTTGACCGATTCATTAACATCTGCTGTCAGAAACTGAGACTCAGGTTTTGCACGGAGAAAACTGCAGTAGTGGTTATTATGTCCACGTGTGTACTGAGCTGTTTAAAATACAGCCCCTTCCACTTCATGTATGAGCCCAGCATTGTTATCGACAATGTAGAGTGGGGCTGTCAGGCTAAGACAATCTTTTTCATTTCCGCAGGCTGGGTGGCTTTCTCTTGGatttgcactctctctgtctcactgctcccattcTTCCTCATCTTGCTGCTCAATGGTCTTACAGTCAGGCACGTCCTAGCAGCCAGTAGGGTCCGCAAAACCCTGAAGGGACTGGGCAGTGGACAAAACAGGAGCGACAGTGAGATGGAGAATCGACAAAAATCCATTGTCTTActcttctctttctccatcacTTATATACTATTGTGGTTGACGGAAACAGTAACTTTTATTTGCACTCGGATAGCAATCAGTGCCTTGGACCAGAATCCCACAAGCCCCGCATACATCGCCAATGAGGTTGGTCTCTTTCTCATGCACCTGAGCTCCTGTATGAATACTTGCATTTATGGATTGACCCAAAGCAAGTTCAGAAACGAAGTGAAGAATGCCATTAACTATCTGATAACACGAGTTactaaattaataaaatga